From a single Loigolactobacillus coryniformis subsp. coryniformis KCTC 3167 = DSM 20001 genomic region:
- a CDS encoding MerR family transcriptional regulator — MTYTIKEVAAKVGLSIYTLRYYDKAGLLPFVLRDEKGYRVFTDSDLNLLHTICCLKDTGMKIDDIRQYIDYVMAGADTVAQRSELLTAQRQKVLAQQKQLAASLQEIDYKLRIYNSPQAAEIIELEQAYVAQEKASVAK, encoded by the coding sequence ATGACTTATACGATCAAAGAAGTTGCAGCTAAGGTTGGTTTGTCGATCTATACGCTGCGTTATTATGATAAAGCTGGTTTATTGCCGTTTGTTTTGCGTGATGAAAAAGGTTATCGCGTTTTTACCGATTCGGATCTCAATTTATTGCATACGATTTGTTGTTTGAAGGATACGGGGATGAAAATTGACGACATCCGTCAATACATTGATTATGTGATGGCCGGTGCAGATACAGTCGCGCAACGCAGTGAATTACTGACGGCGCAACGGCAAAAAGTGTTGGCGCAGCAGAAGCAATTAGCGGCTAGTTTGCAGGAAATTGATTATAAATTGCGTATTTATAATTCGCCACAAGCTGCCGAGATCATTGAATTAGAACAAGCTTACGTGGCCCAAGAAAAGGCTAGCGTTGCGAAATAA
- a CDS encoding SDR family oxidoreductase encodes MTKNVLVTGGNGYLGLHIILQLLNQGYHVRATLRQLDKQTTVRTALKENQAQHRENLSFVAVDLTQDAGWTVAMQNIDYVLSVASPVLSNDPNSDTTATEGILRILKAAQQAHAKRVVMTANFGAIGFSNHDQTSITTEADWTDPNEKGLSAYEKSKLIAEQAAWQFIEQSHGSLELTTINPVAIMGPALDAHVSGSFDLLKNLLTGRPKMIPNIPLNLIDVRDVADLHIRALTAPHAGGQRFLASAAGQISLPEIAALIRQKRPQIAQNIPTKTMPNLLLSSAALFNQTAREGNLLVHVNRQLSTQKAQDILKWQPQFDNTTIVLDSIDTLIQYGLLP; translated from the coding sequence ATGACAAAAAACGTATTAGTTACCGGCGGCAACGGTTATCTGGGTCTGCACATTATCTTACAACTTTTAAATCAAGGTTATCACGTCCGTGCCACCTTACGCCAACTCGACAAACAAACCACCGTCCGCACCGCCCTAAAAGAAAATCAGGCGCAACACCGCGAAAATTTAAGCTTTGTCGCCGTTGATCTCACTCAAGATGCTGGCTGGACAGTAGCTATGCAAAATATCGACTATGTCTTAAGCGTAGCATCACCCGTTCTTTCCAATGACCCGAACAGCGACACAACTGCCACCGAGGGTATTTTACGCATTTTAAAGGCCGCCCAACAGGCCCACGCCAAGCGTGTTGTCATGACCGCCAACTTTGGCGCCATCGGCTTCAGTAATCACGACCAAACGAGCATCACCACTGAAGCCGATTGGACTGATCCTAACGAAAAAGGCTTATCGGCCTATGAAAAATCCAAACTGATCGCCGAACAAGCTGCCTGGCAGTTTATTGAACAAAGTCACGGCAGTTTAGAACTGACTACGATCAATCCGGTGGCGATCATGGGCCCAGCATTAGACGCCCACGTTTCTGGCAGCTTCGATCTATTGAAAAATTTGCTTACCGGTCGTCCCAAAATGATTCCCAATATCCCACTCAATCTGATCGATGTGCGCGATGTTGCTGACTTACACATTCGTGCGCTGACCGCACCTCACGCTGGCGGGCAACGTTTTCTGGCTAGTGCTGCTGGTCAGATATCACTACCAGAGATAGCAGCACTGATTCGCCAAAAACGACCGCAAATTGCCCAAAACATTCCCACTAAAACGATGCCGAACTTGCTTTTAAGCAGCGCTGCTTTGTTCAACCAGACCGCCCGCGAAGGCAATTTATTAGTGCACGTCAATCGTCAGTTGAGTACCCAAAAAGCGCAAGATATCCTAAAATGGCAGCCACAGTTTGATAATACGACCATCGTATTAGATAGCATTGACACGTTAATTCAATATGGACTACTGCCTTAA
- the brnQ gene encoding branched-chain amino acid transport system II carrier protein has protein sequence MLEERKLTKRDYFVVSSMLFGLFFGAGNLIFPLHLGQLAGQNWVPAALGFLVTGVLLPLLSVLAISITRSEGVYDVGRPLGPVFALLFMILIHGTIGPLFGTPRTATVSYTVGLAPLVPKNFQTVGLLVFSAVFFGLALFFSLEENKIVNNIGKLLNPVFLVLLAGVFFLAFSSPMGHAGVQHATAAYTSGSFVNGFLQGYNTMDALAGLAFGVTVVTAVRTLGKKRANSVALVTARAGVFAMAMIAVIYVGLIFVGAMSLGKFKVSANGGIAFDQIVNHYMGVAGQAILATLITVTCLTTAIGLVAAFAQDFHKHFPKVSYRTWLVLTTLASFLTANIGLNQIIAWSTPMLMFLYPLSMVLILLSVASPLFHKDPVVYKFVVLFTVVPAFFDMVTAFPAVVSQSSFGKAMTGFEQAYLPFANYGLAWLVPALVGAVLGVAVHVFKRVSARNTVSQTK, from the coding sequence ATGTTAGAGGAACGTAAACTCACTAAACGCGATTATTTCGTGGTTAGTTCAATGCTTTTTGGTCTATTCTTTGGTGCTGGTAACTTGATTTTTCCATTACATTTAGGCCAGTTAGCGGGACAGAATTGGGTGCCTGCCGCGCTTGGCTTCTTAGTCACTGGTGTGTTATTACCATTATTATCCGTTTTAGCAATCAGTATCACTCGTTCCGAAGGTGTCTATGATGTTGGGCGGCCTTTAGGTCCCGTATTCGCGCTCTTATTCATGATCTTGATCCACGGCACCATCGGCCCACTTTTTGGTACACCACGGACAGCCACCGTTTCCTACACGGTTGGCTTAGCGCCACTAGTACCAAAGAATTTCCAAACAGTTGGTTTATTAGTTTTCTCCGCTGTTTTCTTCGGCTTAGCCCTCTTTTTCTCATTAGAGGAAAATAAAATCGTCAACAATATCGGTAAGTTATTAAATCCAGTTTTCTTAGTCTTATTAGCTGGCGTTTTCTTCTTAGCTTTTAGTTCACCAATGGGCCACGCCGGTGTTCAACACGCCACCGCTGCTTATACATCAGGCTCTTTCGTCAATGGTTTCTTGCAAGGTTATAACACGATGGACGCCTTAGCTGGCTTAGCCTTCGGGGTCACCGTAGTTACCGCCGTTCGCACCTTAGGCAAAAAACGCGCTAACAGTGTCGCGCTGGTCACTGCCCGTGCCGGCGTCTTCGCAATGGCAATGATCGCCGTCATCTACGTTGGTTTGATCTTCGTTGGCGCGATGTCCTTAGGTAAATTCAAAGTTTCCGCTAATGGCGGCATCGCTTTTGACCAAATTGTCAATCATTATATGGGCGTCGCTGGTCAGGCCATCTTAGCCACTTTGATCACCGTCACTTGCTTAACCACGGCGATCGGTTTAGTTGCGGCTTTTGCCCAAGACTTTCATAAACATTTTCCCAAAGTTAGCTACCGCACTTGGTTAGTTCTAACTACTCTGGCATCATTCTTGACCGCTAATATCGGTTTAAATCAAATCATCGCTTGGTCAACGCCAATGTTGATGTTCTTATACCCACTATCAATGGTCTTGATTTTGTTGTCAGTCGCTTCACCACTGTTCCACAAAGACCCAGTCGTGTATAAATTCGTTGTTCTCTTTACCGTTGTTCCTGCTTTTTTCGACATGGTAACTGCTTTTCCAGCGGTCGTCAGCCAAAGTAGCTTCGGTAAAGCGATGACTGGCTTCGAACAGGCATACTTGCCATTCGCCAACTACGGCTTAGCTTGGTTAGTCCCTGCCTTAGTCGGTGCCGTTTTAGGGGTTGCCGTCCACGTCTTCAAACGTGTTAGCGCCCGCAACACCGTTTCACAAACTAAATAG
- a CDS encoding bacteriocin immunity protein, which translates to MKPDKAQAKQTIHELYNSLGSNKAPEIADIRAALLKVYNKTDQTANIEPLYSRLVNLIYSTGTVGYLGLTKEQERLIRDLAEIGKRAGPAGGAFMAYGNKDSF; encoded by the coding sequence ATGAAACCAGATAAAGCACAAGCAAAGCAAACGATTCATGAGTTGTACAATAGTTTAGGCAGTAATAAAGCACCGGAAATCGCGGATATCCGAGCAGCCTTGTTGAAGGTCTACAATAAAACGGATCAGACGGCAAACATTGAGCCGCTTTACAGTCGCTTGGTTAATTTGATCTATTCGACGGGGACCGTGGGGTATTTAGGTTTGACCAAGGAGCAAGAGCGTTTGATCAGGGACTTAGCTGAGATCGGCAAACGTGCTGGTCCCGCTGGTGGGGCGTTTATGGCTTATGGGAATAAGGATAGTTTTTAG
- a CDS encoding bacteriocin immunity protein gives MKWYAGGTERGKQAVELLTELINHLNNDNELPLKQLLFQFHQEIAAQSQSIPYILSRMNVAVAKVMRENKIVVDADNEARLKSLMALVEIKWGY, from the coding sequence ATGAAATGGTACGCTGGTGGCACAGAGCGAGGAAAGCAAGCGGTTGAACTTTTAACTGAGCTGATCAACCATTTAAATAACGATAATGAGTTACCGTTAAAGCAGTTATTATTTCAATTCCATCAGGAAATAGCTGCGCAAAGTCAGTCGATTCCGTACATTTTGAGTCGAATGAACGTTGCTGTTGCTAAAGTGATGCGGGAAAATAAGATTGTCGTCGATGCTGATAATGAGGCGCGGTTGAAATCTCTGATGGCATTAGTTGAAATTAAATGGGGTTATTGA
- a CDS encoding ParA family protein encodes MFAGSKVGTGKTTATIMAALAAHQLFKQRVLVIDATTTLKATQNFKQIFNIEPTSNVLTGLAVKDLAKVVTPLRAGLDFIAGVPTLEDYFNTAMEAAGTTKTARTLGLVPPLMNILRDRYDYIFIDSDAKFAAVMDNCLASTNYVVIMQPVGKAGFDATDKLFYYLKQLKQELPTVKAEIIGHLAVDFTETAPFYQVEPVSSFDVVDAFRTVITHNEWLAEDAPFAPQATHNTIARQMAGAMYSEVFNELQARIALQQQLGKFATNAGLTEQGQAVDLFA; translated from the coding sequence ATGTTCGCTGGCTCAAAAGTCGGAACCGGAAAAACAACTGCCACAATTATGGCGGCGTTGGCGGCTCATCAGTTGTTTAAACAGCGTGTTTTAGTGATCGACGCGACAACAACTTTAAAAGCAACACAAAATTTTAAACAGATTTTTAATATTGAACCAACTAGTAATGTATTGACTGGCTTGGCAGTCAAAGATTTGGCTAAAGTAGTGACCCCGTTGCGCGCGGGATTGGATTTTATTGCTGGCGTCCCAACGCTGGAAGATTATTTTAATACCGCTATGGAAGCGGCGGGCACAACTAAAACGGCACGAACCTTAGGGTTAGTGCCGCCATTAATGAATATTTTACGCGACCGTTATGATTATATTTTCATTGATAGTGATGCCAAATTCGCTGCGGTGATGGATAATTGTTTGGCTAGCACCAATTATGTGGTCATCATGCAGCCAGTTGGCAAAGCTGGCTTTGATGCCACGGATAAGCTGTTCTATTATTTGAAGCAATTAAAGCAAGAGCTGCCGACGGTCAAGGCCGAGATCATTGGCCATTTAGCGGTGGACTTCACGGAAACCGCGCCATTTTATCAGGTGGAGCCAGTGTCATCATTTGACGTGGTCGATGCGTTCCGCACTGTAATCACCCATAATGAATGGTTGGCGGAGGACGCACCGTTTGCGCCGCAGGCAACGCATAATACGATTGCACGGCAAATGGCGGGCGCGATGTATAGTGAGGTTTTCAATGAGTTACAGGCGCGGATCGCGTTGCAGCAACAACTGGGCAAATTTGCGACTAACGCTGGTTTGACTGAGCAAGGGCAAGCCGTCGATTTATTTGCCTGA
- a CDS encoding methylated-DNA--[protein]-cysteine S-methyltransferase, which yields MMPTIYYRRHNLAGHTYYLGATAQGLCFVGSWAQTLAELQSFYPLAELRPATTQTEAAATELAQYLNGQRREFTIPIAWPQATPLQQAVWQALLKVPYGQTVDYSTLAQQAGYPKAIRAVASAVGKNPLLIVAPCHRVLRKDGQLGGYRGGVIMKQTLLALEQK from the coding sequence ATGATGCCAACAATTTATTATCGCCGACATAACTTGGCGGGACACACTTATTATTTAGGCGCCACGGCGCAGGGGTTGTGTTTTGTCGGTTCGTGGGCGCAAACATTAGCCGAGCTACAAAGTTTTTATCCACTGGCTGAGTTACGACCGGCAACGACACAAACAGAAGCAGCGGCCACCGAGTTAGCACAATATTTGAACGGTCAGCGGCGCGAATTTACGATCCCAATAGCTTGGCCGCAAGCAACGCCACTGCAGCAAGCGGTCTGGCAAGCACTGCTTAAAGTGCCGTACGGGCAAACGGTGGATTATTCGACGTTGGCGCAGCAAGCCGGCTATCCCAAAGCCATTCGCGCGGTGGCGAGTGCGGTTGGTAAAAACCCACTATTGATCGTTGCGCCTTGTCATCGCGTTTTGCGTAAAGACGGTCAGTTAGGCGGTTATCGTGGTGGGGTAATCATGAAACAAACGCTTTTAGCACTGGAACAAAAATAG
- a CDS encoding bifunctional transcriptional activator/DNA repair enzyme AdaA, translating to MTHYRLTAKRWHAIQTNDHHADGQFFYAVASTGIFCRPSCASRLPQRQNVRIFKTSAEALAAGFRPCKRCTPTGRPLSDAAWSAEIKQIIERHYASELNLNELAQLAHGAPYYLHHKFTTVTGQTPQQYLTQVRLAHARHFLTTTTLSISAIAQRCGWPNANYFSTLFKRQIGISPRQYREKKATHATHD from the coding sequence ATGACTCACTATCGCCTGACCGCTAAACGTTGGCACGCGATCCAAACTAACGACCACCACGCTGATGGCCAATTTTTCTACGCCGTCGCCAGTACCGGCATTTTTTGCCGACCATCCTGTGCTTCGCGTCTACCCCAACGCCAAAATGTGCGCATTTTTAAAACGTCGGCTGAAGCACTGGCTGCTGGTTTCCGACCATGCAAACGTTGTACGCCTACTGGTCGGCCGCTAAGTGACGCCGCTTGGAGCGCCGAGATCAAACAGATCATCGAACGCCATTACGCCAGTGAGCTGAACTTAAATGAACTCGCCCAACTTGCCCATGGCGCTCCTTACTATCTGCACCACAAATTTACCACAGTCACCGGGCAAACGCCGCAACAATATTTGACTCAAGTTCGCCTCGCCCACGCGCGTCATTTCTTGACCACCACCACACTGAGCATCAGCGCGATCGCCCAACGCTGTGGCTGGCCGAACGCCAACTATTTCAGCACCTTATTTAAACGCCAAATTGGCATCAGTCCCCGTCAATACCGCGAAAAGAAGGCCACACATGCAACTCACGATTAA
- a CDS encoding endonuclease III domain-containing protein yields MQLTIKQLYQTMYTTMGPQGWWPADSKWEIILGAILVQNTNWRNVVPALTNLKAATAFAPAKIHALNANQLEPLIHSSGFYHNKSKAIAAVFNWLATFDYDLTAIKQARGDRLRHDLLQLRGIGAETADVFLVYIFDVPTFIADNYARRLFTQLGWPSNNYQQLYRQVQLPADFTPAQAQEFHGLIDEFGKSYLQTATAWKQSFLADAHLIPIEKATQ; encoded by the coding sequence ATGCAACTCACGATTAAACAACTCTACCAAACGATGTACACCACCATGGGCCCACAAGGCTGGTGGCCCGCCGACTCTAAATGGGAGATCATTCTCGGCGCGATTCTGGTACAAAACACCAACTGGCGCAACGTCGTCCCCGCGTTGACTAATTTAAAAGCCGCCACCGCTTTTGCGCCGGCGAAAATTCACGCACTTAACGCCAACCAGCTAGAACCCCTGATCCATTCCAGCGGTTTCTACCATAATAAAAGCAAAGCGATCGCCGCTGTATTTAACTGGCTCGCGACATTTGATTATGATCTAACCGCCATTAAACAAGCCCGCGGTGACCGATTGCGTCACGACCTGCTGCAATTGCGGGGAATCGGTGCCGAAACCGCCGACGTTTTCCTCGTCTATATTTTTGACGTGCCCACCTTTATTGCCGATAATTACGCCCGCCGCCTATTCACACAGCTCGGTTGGCCGAGCAACAATTATCAGCAGCTTTACCGCCAAGTTCAATTACCAGCTGATTTTACGCCAGCACAAGCCCAAGAATTTCACGGCCTAATCGATGAATTCGGCAAAAGTTATTTGCAAACGGCCACCGCCTGGAAGCAAAGTTTTCTTGCCGATGCCCACTTGATTCCAATCGAAAAAGCGACGCAGTGA
- a CDS encoding glycerate kinase: MRRVKLFNEPNQGSELTKALIAIDSFKQSFTSLAAGEIVAQQFVQAGIPSTAVAIADGGEGTVVAFLHNKSGGEKIVRPVHDPYGKLVQAEFGWYPAEKLAIIETAAASGIQFVQPAATYQLASSQGTGELLRAAIELGAQRVIVGLGGSGTVDAGVGLLAALGARFLDAAGQQIAQPLAHLAEIDAIDTESVMTKGVTLLSASDVTSPLTGKNGAVQLFGPQKGLTGSAAVELEQQFTQLAQRLDPQQQGQVAGDGAAGGIGFALRLIGSQVHSGFDLIAQVCQFEQLVQAADVVITGEGQIDAQSLQGKVPVKIAQIAQRQHKPCLAFVGNQVGDLAAFQAHGLTSIFPIVDHVTTLQQALVDGKINLARTAQRVAAVLAV; the protein is encoded by the coding sequence GTGCGTCGTGTTAAGCTATTTAATGAACCTAATCAAGGAAGTGAGCTTACGAAAGCATTGATCGCAATTGATTCATTTAAACAATCCTTCACTAGTTTAGCGGCGGGTGAAATCGTCGCGCAGCAGTTTGTACAAGCGGGCATCCCCAGCACCGCTGTTGCGATTGCTGATGGTGGTGAGGGTACTGTAGTAGCGTTTTTGCACAATAAGTCTGGTGGCGAAAAAATAGTACGACCAGTGCACGATCCTTACGGCAAGCTTGTTCAAGCTGAATTTGGTTGGTACCCGGCGGAAAAATTAGCCATTATTGAAACGGCAGCCGCTTCAGGCATTCAATTTGTACAACCGGCAGCAACCTATCAGTTGGCCTCATCTCAAGGGACCGGTGAGCTGCTGCGGGCGGCAATTGAGTTAGGCGCCCAGCGCGTGATCGTTGGTTTAGGTGGTAGCGGCACCGTTGATGCGGGTGTGGGGCTGCTGGCTGCTTTAGGTGCGCGGTTTTTGGATGCGGCGGGGCAGCAAATTGCCCAGCCGTTAGCGCATTTAGCAGAAATTGACGCCATAGATACTGAGTCAGTTATGACGAAGGGCGTGACCTTATTAAGTGCTAGTGATGTAACGAGCCCACTGACGGGTAAAAATGGCGCGGTGCAGCTGTTTGGTCCGCAAAAAGGGCTAACTGGCTCGGCAGCAGTCGAGTTGGAACAACAATTTACGCAGTTGGCCCAGCGACTTGATCCGCAACAGCAAGGCCAAGTTGCTGGCGATGGGGCAGCTGGTGGTATTGGTTTTGCGTTGCGTTTGATCGGCAGTCAAGTCCATTCTGGATTTGATTTGATCGCGCAAGTTTGTCAGTTTGAACAGTTAGTGCAGGCCGCTGACGTGGTGATTACGGGCGAAGGGCAAATCGATGCGCAGAGTTTGCAGGGAAAGGTGCCGGTCAAAATTGCGCAGATCGCGCAACGCCAGCATAAACCTTGTCTTGCCTTTGTCGGTAATCAAGTGGGGGATTTGGCGGCCTTCCAAGCGCATGGTTTAACCAGTATTTTCCCAATCGTTGATCATGTGACCACGCTGCAACAAGCGTTAGTCGATGGCAAAATTAATTTAGCTCGCACGGCCCAGCGCGTAGCTGCAGTGTTGGCGGTATGA
- a CDS encoding L-cystine transporter: MTTALTVLIVIIAGLILAGLYVLQRRQVKFSKQVFLALGLGIVFGLILQLSFGATSKIITNAIDWLNIVGGGYVALLQMLITPLIFVSLVGAFIKLKLSTNLRRIGSTVLVTLLATTAIAAVLGVLSVFLFHLQGADFVKATASKANLAILKEHQTAVKGLSIPQQIVSFLPSNIFADFAGTRATSTIAVVIFSAFVGVAFLGIRKDHPEEAAVFAKGFEAIHQIVSRLVHLVLQLTPYGIFALMTKATATDSIELIANLGVFIIAVYIALIGVLLLHTLILVAHHINPVIYYRKAWPALLFAFTSRTSAGTLPLNVEIQTKSLGVDTPTANFAASFGLTIGQNGCAGVYPAMIATIIAPTVGINVFSLQYILTIIAVVTLASFGVAGVGGGSIFSTLIVLGTLNLPIGVLGVLIAIDPIVDMARTLANVNDSILAGVITAKRGGTLDETVFDDATHVVESTL; encoded by the coding sequence ATGACAACAGCTTTGACAGTTTTAATCGTGATCATCGCCGGTTTGATTTTAGCCGGCTTGTACGTTTTGCAACGGCGGCAAGTTAAGTTTTCTAAGCAAGTTTTTCTCGCGTTAGGTTTGGGGATCGTGTTTGGCTTGATCCTGCAATTATCTTTTGGCGCAACCAGTAAAATTATTACCAACGCGATTGATTGGTTGAATATTGTGGGTGGGGGCTACGTGGCATTGCTGCAAATGCTGATCACGCCGCTGATTTTCGTTTCACTGGTTGGCGCATTTATTAAATTGAAATTATCGACTAATTTACGGCGAATCGGCTCGACGGTTTTGGTGACTTTATTGGCAACAACCGCGATCGCAGCGGTATTGGGTGTGCTAAGTGTTTTCCTATTTCATCTGCAAGGTGCTGATTTTGTTAAGGCTACAGCCAGCAAGGCTAACTTAGCGATCTTAAAGGAGCATCAAACAGCGGTTAAGGGGCTAAGCATTCCGCAACAAATCGTTAGCTTTTTACCAAGCAATATTTTTGCTGACTTTGCTGGCACACGGGCAACTAGTACGATTGCCGTGGTAATCTTTTCTGCCTTTGTCGGTGTTGCTTTCTTAGGTATCCGTAAAGATCATCCGGAAGAGGCAGCTGTATTTGCCAAAGGCTTTGAAGCAATCCATCAAATCGTCAGTCGCTTAGTTCATCTTGTTTTGCAACTGACACCTTATGGGATTTTCGCTTTGATGACTAAAGCGACGGCAACGGATAGTATTGAGTTGATCGCTAATCTTGGTGTCTTCATCATCGCAGTTTATATTGCATTGATCGGCGTTTTGTTATTGCACACATTGATTTTGGTGGCGCACCATATTAATCCGGTGATCTATTATCGTAAAGCTTGGCCGGCATTGCTCTTCGCCTTTACTTCACGGACTAGTGCCGGGACGTTACCGTTAAATGTGGAGATCCAAACCAAATCATTGGGGGTCGATACACCAACGGCAAATTTTGCGGCTAGTTTTGGTTTGACGATCGGGCAAAACGGTTGCGCTGGTGTTTATCCAGCGATGATCGCCACGATCATTGCGCCAACGGTTGGTATCAATGTTTTCTCACTGCAATATATTTTAACGATCATTGCTGTGGTTACGCTGGCTTCCTTTGGGGTCGCTGGTGTCGGGGGTGGTTCCATTTTCTCAACGTTGATCGTTTTAGGGACGTTGAATTTGCCGATCGGTGTATTAGGTGTGCTGATCGCCATCGATCCGATTGTCGACATGGCGCGGACTTTAGCCAACGTCAACGATAGTATTTTAGCCGGCGTGATCACTGCTAAACGTGGTGGGACGCTGGACGAGACAGTTTTTGACGACGCCACTCATGTGGTCGAATCGACGCTTTAA
- a CDS encoding TVP38/TMEM64 family protein, translating to MSTATSRRLLNIISLAGLIVSVWFTIYCFHLGVFKNTAALQNLVGHAEFFGPLLFIALQIVQVVIPIIPGGISLAAGVLIFGPVEGFVYNYIGIVIGSLIAFFLGRRFGKPLIHHLISQKTYDRYIGWLDNQNRFTKLFAIAIFLPVAPDDVLCLLAGLTKMSFKTFTMIILLGKPATILAYSYALVYGGMFISHIL from the coding sequence ATGAGTACTGCAACATCACGTCGACTGCTTAACATTATTTCCTTAGCTGGACTGATCGTCTCGGTGTGGTTTACAATTTATTGTTTTCATCTCGGCGTCTTTAAAAATACTGCAGCGCTGCAAAACTTAGTTGGCCACGCCGAATTTTTCGGTCCACTACTGTTTATTGCCCTACAAATCGTTCAAGTCGTAATTCCAATCATCCCCGGTGGGATCAGTTTAGCCGCTGGTGTCTTGATCTTCGGCCCCGTTGAAGGCTTCGTTTACAACTACATCGGTATTGTGATCGGTTCACTGATCGCCTTTTTCCTCGGCCGCCGCTTCGGCAAGCCACTGATCCATCACCTGATCAGCCAAAAAACTTACGACCGCTACATCGGCTGGTTAGATAACCAAAATCGCTTCACTAAATTATTTGCCATTGCGATTTTCTTACCAGTCGCCCCAGACGACGTCCTTTGTTTGTTAGCCGGCCTAACTAAAATGTCATTCAAAACTTTTACAATGATCATTTTATTAGGTAAACCAGCGACGATCTTGGCTTACAGTTACGCCCTCGTTTATGGCGGGATGTTTATCAGTCATATTCTTTAA
- a CDS encoding pyridoxal phosphate-dependent aminotransferase has product MREDFNQIVKKIAVSDIRQFDNEVSQVPGMVKLTLGEPDFNTPEHVKQAAIKAIEDNQSHYTPNPGIPALREAAAAYYNEKFNWHYQAENVITTVGATEGIAAALQAIVNPDDVVIIPTPIFPIYIPDTLLNHGQVVFIDTSSDGFVLTPERLEATIKAQGDKVVKALVLNYPNNPTGVTYNHEELAGLAKVIAKYQLWVVSDEVYAELSYSEPHESLANFIPEQVIVVNGLSKSHAMTGWRVGFLLAPKAVTDEIIKSHQYMVTAPVTLVQYAALEAMTNGKEDSQVMAKQYVERRDYLIKSLEPLGFEMARPDGAFYLFAKIPANCPQDSWTFVRELAKTQKLALIPGISFGAGGEGYVRISYAASMENLHKAVERLTAFVQAH; this is encoded by the coding sequence TTGCGGGAAGATTTTAATCAAATTGTTAAAAAAATTGCAGTATCCGATATTCGCCAGTTCGATAATGAGGTCAGTCAAGTACCAGGAATGGTCAAATTGACTTTAGGTGAACCAGATTTTAATACGCCAGAGCACGTTAAACAGGCGGCAATCAAGGCAATTGAGGATAATCAATCACATTACACACCAAATCCAGGGATCCCAGCATTACGCGAAGCGGCGGCGGCCTACTATAACGAAAAATTTAATTGGCATTACCAGGCAGAAAATGTGATTACGACAGTTGGGGCGACAGAAGGGATCGCGGCAGCGTTACAGGCAATTGTTAATCCAGATGATGTGGTGATCATTCCGACACCAATTTTCCCGATCTATATCCCAGATACGTTGTTGAATCACGGTCAAGTTGTGTTCATTGATACCAGTTCGGACGGCTTTGTGTTGACACCAGAACGGTTAGAAGCAACGATCAAAGCGCAAGGCGACAAAGTCGTTAAAGCGCTAGTTTTGAATTACCCTAACAATCCAACCGGGGTCACTTATAACCATGAAGAATTAGCTGGCTTAGCCAAAGTCATCGCTAAATATCAATTATGGGTCGTTAGTGACGAAGTCTATGCTGAATTATCATACAGTGAACCCCACGAATCCTTGGCTAACTTCATTCCTGAGCAAGTGATCGTGGTCAACGGTTTGTCCAAGTCCCACGCGATGACTGGCTGGCGCGTTGGTTTCTTATTGGCGCCTAAAGCAGTCACTGATGAAATCATCAAGTCACATCAGTACATGGTGACTGCACCAGTCACTTTGGTTCAATATGCTGCATTGGAAGCGATGACTAATGGTAAAGAAGATAGTCAGGTCATGGCTAAGCAATACGTTGAACGCCGCGACTACTTGATCAAATCATTAGAACCACTAGGTTTTGAAATGGCACGGCCAGATGGGGCTTTCTATTTGTTCGCCAAGATCCCAGCTAATTGCCCGCAAGATTCATGGACATTTGTACGTGAATTAGCTAAAACGCAAAAATTAGCTTTGATCCCTGGTATCTCCTTTGGTGCCGGCGGTGAAGGCTACGTACGGATCAGTTACGCAGCCAGCATGGAAAACTTGCATAAGGCGGTTGAACGCTTAACAGCTTTCGTCCAAGCGCACTAA